Proteins encoded within one genomic window of Methanosarcina barkeri str. Wiesmoor:
- a CDS encoding PAS domain-containing protein: MQIKNGGLEVIKNSDLLEKAEKIPERCKEIIIEELSPTTPNIFLRLGKEGTVLCANKAANALLKYWDIKEGEKVPQELRHNIRRVLTQETPENLEIQAGKTTYVAVLYPFPENKYVNLEGFNISLRLLTEEKLSKKEKQYLSLSNLSRLSITCKNVQAILEESALIIAKGLDTEFTRILELKLDGTFIMRAGYGWKGEAMDSVIIKEKDQAEYTLVLGRPIIQEGIENETRFECIEFLRQYGIASGVTVLIGSINKPFVVVEVYSREKKEFTEDDIYFLDSAAFLLSEIIKHLHAEEELQIHQQELEELVEKKTLAYMEANEKLVHEVIERRKIENKLQNNVQFLETLLDNIPSPVFQRDLNETYVNCNESFARQIMGLPKEEVIGSSFLEFHKRVPKELAEIYLKDETSLIEEKGSNYYETKVICADGVHRDFLFHKTTYQDRSGKVAGIVGIMHDITQRKAAEKTFRKSEERYRIAAEQTGQLVYDYDLDSGKIDWAGAISKLTGYSSEDFKQVDIKDWITRIHEDDQERAWKNHQHCMKTGGKYLEEYRFKKKDGSYFHAEDSGIYFLGEKGQTYRAVGVIKDITERKLAGEVLEINEERYRAVAVQTGQLIYDYDVKSNCSSWVGAIEELTGYSFEEFQGLTPELWADHVHPEDRKKAGKAHESCMNNGEKYIEEYRFRRKDGNYFPVEDSGVYLKDESKGIYRVLGVIKDITERKKATERVQKSEERYRIVTEQTGQIVYDYDRLTGKIEWSGAIKELTQYSLEEFQNFNMKAWEVHIHPEDRKEIIEQLEKYRERGNRFVIEYRFQRKDGTYLYFEDSRIFLKDGQGHSYRDIGVMKDITGLKLASKKLKESEERYRFFMKNYRGIAFQGNLDFKLILLEGSVEEITGYRREDFISGKVNWRQIVLPEDWEKLVKSNKRLKNDALLFIEHEYRIRHRDGKIKWVREIVQNISDPAGKKRILHGAVYDITGQKEAEESLRKIEEIRKKEIHHRIKNNLQVISSLLELQAEKFSEKEVLEAFRESQNRVATMAIIHEELYRSRNSEVLDFSEYLQKLTADLLRSYSVGGDVRMQLDVEETFIGMDTAVPLGIIINELVSNSLKHAFPQDRKGEIRIKLCKAEENVKNKSISNITNNIGAKSSINKSSQYSLVVSDNGLGFPEGLDFRNTSSLGLQLVNILVEQLEGTIELQKDSGTTFKILFRENN, from the coding sequence ATGCAAATAAAAAATGGAGGACTGGAAGTCATTAAAAATAGCGATTTACTCGAGAAAGCAGAAAAAATACCAGAAAGATGTAAAGAAATAATTATAGAGGAGCTTTCTCCAACAACTCCTAATATTTTCCTGAGACTAGGAAAAGAAGGAACAGTTCTCTGTGCAAACAAGGCAGCTAATGCTCTTCTCAAATACTGGGATATAAAAGAAGGGGAAAAGGTTCCTCAGGAGTTAAGACACAATATAAGAAGAGTTCTCACACAGGAAACTCCGGAAAATCTTGAGATTCAGGCCGGAAAAACAACATATGTTGCAGTACTCTACCCTTTTCCGGAAAACAAGTATGTAAATCTTGAGGGATTTAACATAAGTCTCAGACTCCTTACCGAAGAAAAACTTAGTAAAAAGGAAAAACAATACCTGTCCCTTAGTAACCTCAGCAGGTTATCCATAACATGTAAAAACGTTCAGGCGATTCTGGAAGAAAGCGCTCTGATTATTGCTAAGGGCCTTGATACAGAATTTACCAGGATTCTGGAACTCAAGCTTGATGGAACCTTCATTATGAGGGCAGGATATGGCTGGAAAGGCGAAGCCATGGACAGTGTTATCATAAAAGAAAAGGATCAGGCAGAATATACCCTTGTTTTGGGAAGACCGATTATCCAGGAAGGTATCGAAAACGAAACCCGCTTTGAATGCATTGAATTTCTCAGGCAATATGGCATAGCCAGCGGAGTAACAGTCCTGATAGGAAGTATAAATAAGCCTTTTGTGGTAGTGGAAGTTTACAGCCGAGAAAAGAAAGAATTCACTGAAGATGATATATATTTCCTGGATTCTGCCGCTTTTTTGTTGTCTGAGATAATAAAACACCTGCATGCCGAGGAAGAACTTCAGATTCATCAGCAAGAACTGGAAGAACTTGTCGAAAAAAAGACCCTTGCGTACATGGAAGCAAATGAGAAACTTGTACATGAAGTAATAGAAAGAAGAAAAATTGAGAATAAACTTCAGAACAATGTGCAGTTTCTGGAAACTCTGCTTGATAATATCCCAAGCCCTGTTTTCCAGAGGGATCTGAATGAAACATATGTAAACTGTAATGAGAGCTTCGCCAGGCAGATTATGGGACTTCCCAAGGAAGAGGTTATAGGAAGTTCTTTCCTTGAGTTTCACAAAAGAGTTCCAAAAGAGCTTGCAGAAATATATCTTAAGGATGAAACGAGCCTTATTGAAGAAAAGGGAAGCAACTATTACGAAACAAAGGTGATCTGTGCTGACGGTGTGCACAGGGATTTCCTTTTCCACAAGACCACCTATCAGGACAGATCAGGGAAAGTAGCCGGTATTGTCGGAATAATGCATGATATAACTCAGCGTAAAGCAGCTGAAAAAACCTTCAGGAAAAGTGAAGAGAGATATCGGATCGCTGCCGAGCAGACCGGGCAGCTTGTTTACGATTATGATCTCGATTCAGGGAAGATTGACTGGGCAGGAGCCATATCAAAGCTTACGGGTTACAGTTCTGAGGATTTCAAACAGGTAGACATCAAAGACTGGATCACACGTATCCATGAAGACGATCAGGAAAGAGCATGGAAAAACCATCAGCACTGTATGAAAACCGGGGGAAAATATCTTGAAGAATACAGGTTCAAAAAGAAGGACGGGAGTTACTTCCATGCTGAAGACAGCGGGATTTACTTTTTAGGTGAAAAAGGTCAAACATACAGGGCTGTCGGAGTAATAAAAGATATAACTGAAAGAAAACTTGCCGGTGAAGTTCTTGAGATAAATGAGGAACGTTATAGGGCAGTTGCAGTACAGACCGGGCAGCTCATCTATGATTATGATGTGAAAAGTAATTGCAGCTCGTGGGTAGGCGCAATTGAGGAACTTACAGGATATAGCTTTGAAGAGTTTCAGGGTCTCACTCCTGAACTCTGGGCTGATCACGTCCATCCTGAAGACAGGAAAAAAGCTGGAAAAGCCCATGAAAGTTGTATGAATAATGGAGAAAAATACATTGAAGAATACCGATTCCGTAGAAAGGATGGTAACTATTTTCCTGTAGAAGACAGCGGCGTTTACCTGAAAGATGAAAGCAAGGGAATATACAGGGTTCTTGGGGTCATTAAAGACATTACAGAGAGAAAGAAGGCAACTGAAAGAGTCCAGAAAAGTGAGGAAAGGTATAGGATTGTTACAGAACAGACAGGCCAGATAGTATACGATTATGATAGGCTCACAGGTAAAATAGAATGGTCGGGAGCCATTAAAGAGCTTACTCAGTATAGCCTGGAAGAGTTCCAGAATTTTAACATGAAGGCCTGGGAAGTACATATTCATCCCGAAGATCGCAAAGAGATAATTGAACAGCTTGAAAAATACAGAGAGAGAGGAAATAGATTCGTTATCGAGTATAGATTCCAAAGGAAAGACGGAACATATCTGTATTTTGAAGACAGCAGGATTTTCCTGAAAGATGGTCAGGGACACTCTTACAGAGATATCGGGGTAATGAAAGATATTACAGGGCTAAAACTTGCATCGAAAAAACTGAAAGAAAGTGAAGAGCGGTACAGATTCTTTATGAAAAATTATAGGGGTATAGCCTTCCAGGGAAATCTGGATTTCAAACTCATTCTTTTGGAAGGAAGTGTAGAGGAAATTACAGGATATCGGAGAGAAGATTTCATCTCAGGAAAAGTAAACTGGCGCCAGATTGTTCTTCCTGAAGACTGGGAAAAACTCGTTAAAAGTAATAAAAGATTAAAGAATGATGCACTACTTTTCATAGAGCATGAATATCGTATAAGGCACAGGGATGGAAAAATAAAATGGGTTCGTGAGATTGTCCAGAATATTTCGGACCCTGCAGGCAAGAAAAGAATCCTGCATGGTGCGGTTTATGATATAACCGGGCAAAAAGAAGCTGAAGAATCTCTGAGGAAAATAGAAGAAATCCGTAAAAAAGAAATCCATCACCGCATAAAGAACAATCTTCAGGTTATTTCCAGCCTTCTGGAACTCCAGGCTGAAAAATTCAGCGAAAAGGAAGTACTTGAAGCTTTCCGTGAAAGCCAGAATCGGGTTGCCACCATGGCTATAATCCATGAAGAGTTGTACAGGTCAAGAAATAGCGAAGTCCTCGATTTTTCGGAATATCTTCAAAAATTGACTGCAGATCTTCTTCGCTCATACAGTGTCGGAGGCGATGTAAGGATGCAACTGGATGTTGAAGAAACCTTTATTGGAATGGACACGGCAGTCCCTCTGGGAATAATTATTAATGAGCTTGTATCCAATTCCTTGAAACATGCTTTTCCTCAGGACAGAAAAGGAGAAATCCGAATAAAACTTTGCAAGGCTGAAGAGAATGTAAAGAATAAAAGTATAAGTAATATCACTAATAATATTGGTGCAAAGAGCTCAATTAATAAAAGTAGTCAATATTCACTGGTAGTTTCGGACAATGGGTTGGGTTTTCCGGAAGGTCTTGATTTCAGAAACACTAGTTCTTTGGGTCTACAGCTTGTAAACATTCTTGTTGAACAACTGGAAGGCACAATTGAACTTCAAAAAGATTCAGGGACCACCTTCAAAATATTATTTAGGGAAAACAACTGA
- a CDS encoding rhodanese-like domain-containing protein yields the protein MNKQYLSGFAAILIALLIIVPGIAGAVPKIGCTVTAGYENVTACQAKSILEDKGVFLLDVRTPAEYSYSHIEGATLIPLKNVPSHDPVNLSDDQLLPNRMNELPKNKNTKIVVYCYTGKRGSAASQMIADAGYKRVYNIQGGLTAWVNAGCPVVVVTDSATWSANYPHYV from the coding sequence TTGAATAAACAATACTTATCAGGTTTTGCTGCAATTCTTATTGCGCTTCTCATAATTGTCCCGGGAATCGCAGGAGCAGTACCTAAGATTGGTTGTACTGTCACAGCTGGATATGAAAATGTTACGGCTTGTCAAGCTAAAAGCATACTCGAAGATAAGGGAGTATTCCTTCTGGACGTTCGTACGCCTGCAGAGTATAGCTATTCTCATATTGAGGGCGCGACATTAATACCATTAAAAAATGTGCCATCACATGATCCTGTTAATTTGTCAGACGACCAGTTACTGCCTAACCGGATGAATGAACTGCCAAAAAACAAAAACACAAAAATCGTTGTTTACTGCTATACCGGGAAACGGGGTAGCGCCGCAAGTCAAATGATAGCAGATGCCGGTTACAAGAGAGTATATAACATTCAAGGCGGCCTCACAGCATGGGTAAATGCTGGATGTCCAGTTGTAGTTGTAACTGATTCTGCAACCTGGTCAGCTAATTATCCTCATTATGTGTAA
- the hisS gene encoding histidine--tRNA ligase → MTVNRPRGTRDFLPADTARRRYVESVMRDVARKWGYSEIITPTFEHLDLFTLKSGEGIIGELYNFTDKGGREMTLRPELTAPVMRLYINELQPFPKPLKLFYFENCFRYERPQKGRFREFWQFGVELIGSGKPDSDAEVIALADAMLKAAGVKGDMKLGNLAVIRTLLSGLEPEIVSKVMRLVDKKEYAGLEALLEEIGAEEQLKSDLFHLIKLEGKRILPEVIKIVGNIPELVSFEKTLKLLDAYGVDYSLDFGIARGLDYYTGMVFEVYAEGLGAQKQVCGGGSYQLIKLFGGGDVPSTGFGIGFDRIMEICPLTPPAPKTLMLISKPDLHLKAIGFANKLRKYVPVHVDLMQRNFKAQLSYANTINADYVVIVGEKELEVGKLTLRDMVSGEQELLTLEEIIEKVC, encoded by the coding sequence ATGACAGTTAATAGACCAAGAGGGACCCGGGACTTTTTACCTGCCGATACTGCCCGGAGAAGATACGTGGAAAGTGTTATGCGAGATGTTGCCCGCAAATGGGGCTACAGTGAAATCATTACGCCCACGTTTGAACATCTGGACCTTTTCACCCTTAAATCAGGGGAAGGGATCATAGGGGAACTCTACAATTTTACGGACAAAGGCGGCAGGGAAATGACCCTCAGGCCCGAGCTTACTGCTCCTGTCATGCGCCTGTATATAAACGAACTTCAGCCTTTCCCGAAGCCTTTAAAATTGTTCTACTTCGAAAACTGTTTCCGCTATGAGCGTCCCCAGAAAGGCCGTTTCAGGGAGTTCTGGCAGTTCGGGGTTGAACTTATAGGAAGCGGAAAACCTGATTCCGATGCCGAGGTTATTGCCCTTGCCGATGCCATGTTAAAAGCCGCCGGAGTGAAGGGCGACATGAAGCTCGGAAACCTTGCGGTCATACGTACGCTCTTGAGCGGGCTTGAACCCGAAATTGTGAGCAAGGTCATGCGGCTTGTGGATAAAAAAGAGTACGCCGGCCTTGAAGCCCTGCTTGAAGAAATAGGAGCCGAAGAACAGCTCAAGTCCGACCTTTTCCACCTGATAAAACTGGAAGGCAAGCGTATCCTCCCAGAGGTAATAAAAATCGTAGGAAATATCCCTGAGCTTGTAAGCTTTGAAAAAACCCTTAAGCTTCTCGACGCATACGGAGTCGATTACTCTCTTGACTTCGGGATTGCACGCGGGCTTGATTACTATACAGGCATGGTTTTTGAGGTCTATGCCGAGGGCCTCGGAGCTCAGAAACAGGTCTGTGGTGGAGGTTCTTACCAGCTTATCAAGCTTTTCGGAGGCGGAGACGTGCCTTCAACCGGCTTCGGAATAGGTTTTGACCGGATTATGGAAATCTGTCCTCTCACCCCCCCTGCTCCTAAAACCCTTATGCTGATCTCGAAACCCGATCTTCACCTGAAAGCAATAGGTTTTGCAAATAAATTAAGGAAGTACGTGCCAGTCCATGTAGATCTCATGCAGCGTAATTTCAAAGCCCAGCTTTCCTATGCAAATACCATCAACGCCGATTACGTGGTTATAGTCGGGGAAAAAGAACTTGAAGTCGGAAAACTGACTCTGAGAGATATGGTTTCAGGAGAACAGGAACTTCTGACGCTGGAAGAGATTATTGAGAAAGTTTGTTAA
- a CDS encoding YitT family protein has product MVNFKMIKRYFVLVAGLFFMGLGVDLITKSNLGTSPIASVSYVLSLIFPLTFGVTTFLVSFLFILIQILILKTDFPKEQYLQVLVGPIFGFFIDFGMKIFSFVDSKFYSQEIILLLLGCILLALGIHLEVIANVIINPGEGLVKTIANKTKKEFGNIKIMFDCTLVLTAIVISLFAFRSINGLGEGTIISAILVGHITKIIRNISQNFNIGKLLVN; this is encoded by the coding sequence TTGGTAAACTTTAAAATGATTAAAAGATATTTTGTTTTAGTAGCCGGATTGTTTTTTATGGGATTAGGAGTAGACCTAATCACAAAATCAAACTTGGGGACGTCTCCAATTGCAAGCGTCTCATATGTACTTAGTTTGATATTTCCTCTTACATTTGGAGTAACCACTTTTTTAGTAAGCTTCCTGTTCATACTTATTCAAATATTGATACTAAAAACAGATTTTCCAAAGGAGCAATATCTTCAGGTACTGGTAGGTCCGATTTTTGGTTTCTTCATAGATTTTGGAATGAAAATATTTTCTTTCGTAGATTCAAAATTTTATTCTCAAGAAATCATTCTTCTACTGCTTGGTTGCATTCTTCTTGCTTTAGGAATACATTTGGAAGTTATTGCCAATGTAATCATAAACCCTGGTGAAGGCCTGGTGAAAACAATTGCTAATAAAACGAAAAAAGAGTTCGGGAATATAAAAATTATGTTTGATTGTACACTGGTTCTAACTGCAATTGTCATCTCACTTTTTGCTTTTAGAAGTATAAATGGATTGGGAGAAGGAACAATTATTTCTGCTATACTTGTAGGACACATTACAAAGATAATTAGAAATATTTCTCAAAATTTCAATATTGGGAAGTTACTTGTTAATTAA
- the cobZ gene encoding alpha-ribazole phosphatase CobZ, with translation MKLSDIEERDLKKGQPEKIEEKATVNILDVLAEEGISVQDLADTALEMYVPHPGLETREKADALFKRELKYALSDPNLCLLIYSGILLEREGRAGTLPNLSKSSYEKDLTFIIADEVLGTSIATYISGSKGAFEFVRFDKQKPGILAKLGPFMDDVIGGLIGGVSSNMYSRGMAEFVGKD, from the coding sequence ATGAAGTTATCCGATATTGAGGAAAGAGACCTGAAAAAAGGGCAGCCTGAGAAAATAGAAGAAAAAGCTACAGTCAACATCCTCGATGTCCTTGCTGAAGAAGGCATCAGTGTTCAGGACCTTGCTGATACAGCTTTGGAAATGTATGTTCCCCATCCAGGGCTTGAGACCAGAGAGAAAGCCGACGCTTTATTTAAAAGGGAACTTAAGTACGCACTTTCAGATCCAAACCTCTGCCTTCTAATCTACTCCGGGATCTTGCTGGAGCGAGAAGGTAGGGCAGGAACCCTTCCGAACCTCAGCAAAAGTTCTTATGAAAAGGACCTTACTTTTATAATTGCGGATGAAGTGCTCGGCACAAGTATTGCAACCTATATAAGCGGTTCCAAGGGAGCTTTTGAATTTGTCAGGTTTGACAAACAGAAGCCTGGAATCCTTGCAAAGCTCGGGCCTTTTATGGATGACGTTATCGGGGGCCTTATAGGAGGCGTGTCTTCCAATATGTATTCAAGAGGTATGGCAGAATTTGTAGGAAAGGACTGA
- a CDS encoding cobalamin biosynthesis protein yields MIVPDSGHLALVLLLAAAIDIVFGEPPAAVHPVVWIGKLINVLKNAAPQTHRKAYGVAMAFCCVFFAAFLGYSVLYIAALPGIPRVLALLIEAYFLKATFAVNCLLGPAKEIYGHLEANRLENVRELLPIYVSRNTSKLTRTQMSSAVIESVSENYVDGILSPIFYYTLFGEFGLVAAYAFKAISTLDSMVGYKTEPYRELGYFSAKADDVLNWIPARISVIFILAAAFTVSLLSKKQGKTSPLNSIKSALEDGMKTPSPNSGYPMAATAGALGVKLEKPDTYILGALYPPTEVKDIKRVSQLIAIASGFSLAACAAIIQLAGIYLYP; encoded by the coding sequence ATGATTGTACCAGACAGCGGGCATCTTGCTCTGGTACTTTTGCTTGCAGCCGCTATAGACATAGTTTTTGGGGAGCCGCCTGCTGCCGTACACCCTGTCGTGTGGATAGGAAAATTAATCAATGTTTTAAAAAATGCAGCTCCTCAGACCCACAGGAAAGCCTATGGAGTTGCAATGGCTTTTTGCTGTGTTTTTTTTGCAGCTTTTCTGGGTTACTCCGTGCTTTACATTGCAGCCCTTCCGGGAATTCCCAGGGTGCTTGCCCTTCTTATAGAGGCATATTTCCTGAAAGCCACCTTTGCTGTTAACTGCCTGCTCGGCCCTGCAAAGGAGATTTATGGGCATCTCGAAGCAAACAGGCTTGAGAATGTCCGGGAACTACTCCCAATATATGTAAGCCGGAACACTTCAAAACTTACCAGAACTCAGATGTCTTCCGCAGTTATCGAATCCGTATCCGAAAACTATGTTGACGGCATCCTGAGCCCCATTTTTTATTATACCCTTTTTGGGGAATTCGGGCTTGTGGCGGCATATGCATTTAAAGCCATAAGTACTCTGGATTCAATGGTTGGGTACAAAACCGAACCCTACAGGGAACTTGGTTACTTCTCAGCGAAAGCCGATGACGTATTGAACTGGATCCCTGCCCGCATCTCCGTTATATTCATTCTCGCAGCAGCTTTTACAGTGTCGCTGCTCTCGAAAAAACAGGGAAAAACTTCTCCCCTTAACAGCATAAAGAGTGCTCTTGAAGACGGAATGAAAACTCCGTCTCCCAATTCCGGCTATCCCATGGCAGCTACTGCAGGAGCGCTCGGAGTCAAACTTGAAAAACCCGATACTTATATACTTGGGGCTTTATATCCCCCGACCGAAGTAAAGGATATAAAAAGGGTATCCCAATTAATAGCAATTGCTTCAGGCTTCTCGCTTGCTGCCTGTGCGGCAATAATTCAGTTAGCAGGGATATACCTGTATCCGTGA
- a CDS encoding ABC transporter ATP-binding protein, translating to MTEESPIIELKNLTKTYQNGMEFRALDNANLKIKKGEFVAIVGPSGSGKSTLMHLIGLLDTPSSGTLLIDRNNVTNMSDKERSEIRNRMLGFVFQYHHLLPDFTALENVMIPLLIAGKKRKEAKETAEKLLKEVGLEDRMDHKPGELSGGQNQRVAIARALSCSPAIVLGDEPTGNLDTKTGDMIYELLRQLNKEYNQTFIVVTHNDDMALKADRIIRLVDGKITVQ from the coding sequence ATGACAGAAGAAAGCCCAATAATCGAGCTTAAAAATCTTACAAAAACCTATCAAAACGGGATGGAATTCCGTGCTCTTGATAATGCAAATCTGAAAATAAAAAAGGGGGAATTCGTTGCAATTGTCGGGCCATCAGGTTCAGGCAAAAGTACACTTATGCATTTAATAGGCCTGCTGGATACTCCAAGCTCAGGTACTCTACTGATAGACAGAAATAATGTAACAAATATGTCTGACAAAGAACGTTCTGAGATAAGGAACAGGATGCTTGGTTTTGTCTTCCAGTACCATCATTTGCTCCCTGATTTTACAGCCCTGGAAAATGTAATGATACCACTTTTAATTGCTGGAAAAAAGAGGAAAGAAGCAAAGGAAACTGCCGAAAAACTCCTGAAAGAAGTCGGACTTGAAGATAGAATGGATCACAAACCCGGTGAACTTTCAGGAGGGCAGAATCAACGAGTTGCAATAGCAAGAGCGTTAAGCTGTTCCCCTGCAATTGTACTGGGGGACGAACCTACAGGCAACCTTGATACAAAAACAGGTGACATGATCTACGAGCTGCTGAGACAGCTGAATAAGGAGTATAATCAGACATTTATTGTAGTTACTCATAACGATGATATGGCTTTAAAAGCTGATAGAATCATCAGGCTTGTTGATGGGAAAATTACGGTTCAGTAA
- a CDS encoding zinc-ribbon domain-containing protein produces the protein MAGNAFCRACGAEILDETEICPKCGVRQKPAQVKNPGLAAVASFFWVGLGQIYNGQIGKGLLFMVIEGINILLLFVVIGFITLPIFWAYAIYDAYKTAEKINNNTV, from the coding sequence ATGGCTGGAAATGCATTTTGCCGTGCTTGTGGTGCTGAGATATTAGACGAAACTGAGATATGTCCCAAATGTGGAGTCAGACAAAAACCAGCTCAAGTTAAGAATCCGGGATTAGCGGCTGTAGCTTCGTTTTTTTGGGTTGGATTAGGTCAAATATACAACGGACAGATAGGAAAAGGGCTATTATTTATGGTTATTGAAGGTATTAATATATTATTACTTTTTGTTGTAATCGGATTTATAACACTTCCTATATTCTGGGCATATGCTATTTATGATGCTTATAAAACAGCAGAGAAAATCAATAATAATACTGTTTAA
- a CDS encoding response regulator codes for MKKAKILVVEDQNIVALNIRNKLKNLGYTVPGTASTGEEAIRKAELTNADLVLMDIMLKGEMDGIEAAREIKNRLRIPVLYLTAYTDDETLERAKTTEPAGYISKPFKEEDLHSNIEMALHKHRAKKKEAEKEAGKENEMTPE; via the coding sequence ATGAAAAAAGCAAAAATTCTGGTTGTCGAAGACCAGAATATAGTGGCTCTTAATATCAGAAACAAACTGAAAAATCTTGGTTATACCGTGCCAGGCACTGCATCCACAGGAGAGGAAGCAATAAGAAAAGCAGAGTTGACGAATGCAGACCTTGTTTTGATGGATATCATGTTAAAAGGTGAAATGGACGGGATTGAGGCTGCCCGTGAAATTAAAAACCGGCTCAGGATTCCAGTACTATATCTTACCGCCTATACTGATGACGAAACTCTTGAGAGGGCAAAAACAACAGAGCCTGCAGGATATATCTCAAAACCTTTTAAAGAAGAGGATCTGCATAGCAATATCGAAATGGCACTTCACAAGCACAGAGCCAAAAAAAAAGAAGCTGAAAAAGAAGCTGGAAAAGAAAATGAAATGACTCCTGAGTAA
- the cobD gene encoding threonine-phosphate decarboxylase CobD, whose product MSEQRSVPLRKHLLDLKPCRHGGLVQETSETYGIPESEIIDFSANFNPLGNPFEHPESGLNFDEILNTGFKKLTEYPDNRYPEFREAAAKFVGLGVGPKNIIPGNGSTEIIRLVVECVVEKGDTVLLPWPTFGEYEMQCRIMGAELQYPSQDEVETLPDELLEKAKILFICNPNNPTGKLRTRKEIKALAERCTQHKTLLFVDEAFIELSDPSQSVADLTVNNNYVFVMRSLTKDFAIPGIRMGFGIASPEVAEILDTARLSWNLGTVADAVATSLLNIEGGIENPYLKKARDMIREEGEVFKAKLDSIRGFKAGEVNVNFILVDISKFMLDSTELTARMAARGVLIRDCFSLHGLGKDYIRLAVRTAEENDRLITAVGDVITEWGREQAKQELKNVIEKASEEGIGGRKTCEYYPCHFKGQNCTFCFCPFYPCEDERTGGKWIQSSRGGKIWSCVDCHLVHKTETAQKILDCLMQEGDTDELVKVAWKKVMEPIL is encoded by the coding sequence GTGTCCGAGCAAAGAAGTGTACCTTTAAGGAAACATCTACTGGACCTGAAGCCCTGCAGGCATGGAGGGTTAGTTCAGGAAACATCTGAAACTTATGGGATTCCTGAAAGTGAAATTATTGACTTCAGTGCAAACTTTAATCCTCTGGGAAACCCTTTTGAGCATCCAGAAAGCGGATTGAACTTTGATGAGATTCTTAATACTGGTTTTAAGAAACTTACCGAATATCCTGACAACAGGTATCCTGAGTTTCGAGAAGCTGCTGCAAAGTTCGTAGGGCTTGGAGTAGGCCCAAAGAATATCATTCCGGGTAACGGTTCAACGGAAATTATCAGACTTGTAGTGGAATGCGTAGTTGAAAAAGGAGATACTGTCCTTCTACCCTGGCCCACTTTCGGAGAATACGAAATGCAGTGCCGGATTATGGGAGCAGAACTGCAGTATCCAAGCCAGGACGAAGTCGAAACACTTCCTGACGAGCTTCTGGAAAAAGCAAAAATCCTGTTCATCTGCAACCCCAATAACCCGACAGGGAAACTCCGTACCCGAAAAGAAATCAAGGCTCTTGCAGAACGCTGCACGCAGCACAAAACCCTTCTTTTTGTGGACGAAGCTTTTATAGAGCTTTCAGACCCTTCGCAGAGTGTTGCAGACCTTACAGTAAACAATAATTACGTTTTTGTCATGCGTTCCCTTACAAAGGACTTTGCAATCCCGGGAATCCGGATGGGCTTCGGAATAGCTTCCCCTGAAGTGGCTGAAATCCTGGATACAGCCAGGCTTTCCTGGAACCTCGGAACCGTGGCAGACGCTGTAGCAACTTCCCTTCTTAATATTGAAGGCGGGATTGAAAACCCATACCTGAAAAAAGCGAGGGACATGATCAGGGAAGAAGGAGAGGTTTTTAAAGCTAAACTCGATAGTATAAGAGGTTTTAAAGCTGGAGAAGTGAATGTAAACTTTATCCTGGTTGATATCAGCAAATTCATGCTTGATTCAACGGAATTAACTGCACGTATGGCAGCTCGTGGAGTTCTTATAAGGGACTGTTTTTCCCTCCACGGCCTTGGAAAGGATTACATAAGGCTTGCAGTCCGGACTGCCGAAGAAAACGACAGGCTAATTACTGCAGTCGGGGATGTAATTACCGAGTGGGGTAGAGAACAGGCAAAACAAGAACTGAAGAATGTGATCGAAAAGGCTTCTGAAGAAGGCATTGGAGGCAGGAAAACCTGTGAATATTATCCCTGCCACTTTAAAGGCCAGAACTGTACCTTCTGCTTCTGTCCGTTCTATCCCTGTGAAGACGAGCGCACAGGAGGAAAATGGATCCAGAGCTCAAGAGGCGGAAAAATCTGGAGCTGTGTTGACTGTCATCTGGTTCACAAGACAGAAACTGCACAGAAAATCCTTGACTGCCTTATGCAGGAAGGAGATACGGACGAACTCGTAAAAGTTGCCTGGAAGAAAGTGATGGAGCCTATCCTATGA